TTGGAAAATGACAATGTCCTTTCTCTTTACTGCTCGTTAAGAGCGAGAAAATAATCTTCTGACGATACATCTTCCGAGCAAGCAGTAGTCTTCTGATTTCTCCCTCATCTCCCTCCCAAAGACTATTGCTTTCATTCCTTCCGAAGCCAAAACACAGAAAAAAGAAATAATACCATATCCCAGATGCGGCTTCGGAGCATGTCTAAGATGCGGATAAGCATCTTAAGCACAGCGACTACAGAGCAGATGGGATATGGCAATATTTCTTTTTTCGTCTGTTTTCCTCTAATAAATCAAATAGTTCGTTGCCAGGGTGAATAAAAAAGGGGCACAGGTGGATCTGAACAGAAATTTGCATATATACAAAAACTTATTACAGCAATTTCCATTTGGCGTTATCAACTTGCAGACTATAACCACAATAAGAACAACAACCGTTATTATCCGGAATATAGTTAGCCCCACAGCTTGGACATTCCTTTTCCATCACAACGGCCTGGCCTTTGGACTTGATTCGATTCGGATAACGAGATCGGCAAAGCTTCCAGTTATGCTTTTCACTTTTCGTCACGATATGCTTATTATTTTGAAGAACGGTCTGCTTCAACATCGCTTCCACAGAAATCGTCGTCTTATCAGACGTATTTTCCACGCCTTTTAGCTTTATATTATCAACACTGTAAGAAAGCAGCTCTGGGGTAAGAAGTGTTTTGTACAACGCTTCATTGATATTACTTATCAACCAGCCTTCATCGTAACGAACGATCTCTTTCTCAAGATTCTCCAGCTCATCAATTTTCCTTGCTCTGATCCAAAGAAGACTCAGACTCAGTATAATTGTAAGTGTCATCGCAACACCAATTGCAATATACATATTCGTAATCAAATAAACGCAAGGAAATGTCGGTAAAAACGAGAGTAAAATCGTTGCACTGGTATACTTTAGATTATCCATATTCGGATCTGGTGTCTGATAAATCATAAAATCTTCGATTTGCCAGTCATAGAAATTACTCTGAATAAACCCTCCACAATAAGGACAGTTTGTCTCATCACCTTTTAACTGTATCTGCGCCCCACAGCTTGGACAAAATATTTCCGAATACTTTGAATAAAATCTCTGCTCCTTCTGCCTGTCTTTCTCTCCCACTTCATTGTGACGAATATGGCGGGACTGCCGAAGCAATATCGACCCATGCGGATAAATCGATTCATGAATTACCTTACCACTGTCTCTATGTAAATATTTATCAGAAACAGCGGCTTCTACGATAACTTCCCTCCATTCACGTCCTGAATCACTCCAATGCCGGAAGTCTCTCTTTTTGGCATTTCCTTCTGATAACTTCACATTCGTAAAATGTAGTTGCCTTGATAAACCTCTTCCTTCAAGTAGCTTTATTTCATGCATTACTTTTTCCTGAAAAGTCCGATCCATTCTTACCGTACTCTTTTGCAAATTACCGGTTTGCATCAAAGTAAGTAGCTCCTCCAGAACATTCGATATCTTTTTCGGTACTTTCTCCGTTCTCAAAGACTTCGCTTCTGGTTGTGCCAATCTTTTTTTCACCACAAAATACCAGTTACTTGGCAAAAATCGTTCAAAATTCCACTCCAGTATGCGGCTTGCAACAATATACCCTAATGCACAAGCCCACACAAATGCAAAAACACTCGCATCACTCCATGTAAGTTTCATCAAAAATCACCTCCTTATATATCCGTAGATTACTACAACAACACCCTTTTCCCTCAATGCTCAATTCTTCTACTTCTTAGGCAAATACCGCATATCCG
This Anaerobutyricum hallii DNA region includes the following protein-coding sequences:
- a CDS encoding zinc ribbon domain-containing protein, with protein sequence MKLTWSDASVFAFVWACALGYIVASRILEWNFERFLPSNWYFVVKKRLAQPEAKSLRTEKVPKKISNVLEELLTLMQTGNLQKSTVRMDRTFQEKVMHEIKLLEGRGLSRQLHFTNVKLSEGNAKKRDFRHWSDSGREWREVIVEAAVSDKYLHRDSGKVIHESIYPHGSILLRQSRHIRHNEVGEKDRQKEQRFYSKYSEIFCPSCGAQIQLKGDETNCPYCGGFIQSNFYDWQIEDFMIYQTPDPNMDNLKYTSATILLSFLPTFPCVYLITNMYIAIGVAMTLTIILSLSLLWIRARKIDELENLEKEIVRYDEGWLISNINEALYKTLLTPELLSYSVDNIKLKGVENTSDKTTISVEAMLKQTVLQNNKHIVTKSEKHNWKLCRSRYPNRIKSKGQAVVMEKECPSCGANYIPDNNGCCSYCGYSLQVDNAKWKLL